The following are encoded together in the Equus przewalskii isolate Varuska chromosome 14, EquPr2, whole genome shotgun sequence genome:
- the CCT7 gene encoding T-complex protein 1 subunit eta, translating into MMPTPVILLKEGTDSSQGIPQLVSNITACQVIAEAVRTTLGPRGMDKLIVDGRGKATISNDGATILKLLDVVHPAAKTLVDIAKSQDAEVGDGTTSVTLLAAEFLKQVKPYVEEGLHPQIIIRAFRTATQLAVNKIKEIAVTVKKEDKVEQRKLLEKCAMTALSSKLISQQKAFFAKMVVDAVIMLDDLLQLKMIGIKKVQGGALEESQLVAGVAFKKTFSYAGFEMQPKKYNNPMIALLNVELELKAEKDNAEIRVHTVEDYQAIVDAEWNILYDKLERIHHSGAKVVLSKLPIGDVATQYFADRDMFCAGRVPEEDLKRTMMACGGSIQTSVNALSADVLGHCQVFEETQIGGERYNFFTGCPKAKTCTIILRGGAEQFMEETERSLHDAIMIVRRAIKNDSVVAGGGAIEMELSKYLRDYSRTIPGKQQLLIGAYAKALEIIPRQLCDNAGFDATNILNKLRARHAQGGLWYGVDINNEDIADNFEAFVWEPAMVRINALTAASEAACLIVSVDETIKNPRSTVEAPPAAGRGRGRGRPH; encoded by the exons ATGATG CCCACACCAGTTATCCTGTTGAAAGAGGGGACTGATAGCTCCCAAGGCATCCCCCAACTTGTGAGTAACATCACTGCCTGCCAGGTGATTGCCGAGGCTGTGAGAACCACCCTGGGACCCCGTGGCATGGACAAGCTCATTGTGGATGGCCGAG GCAAAGCAACAATTTCTAATGATGGGGCCACAATTTTGAAACTCCTTGATGTTGTCCATCCTGCAGCAAAGACTTTAGTGGACATTGCCAAATCCCAAGACGCTGAG GTTGGTGATGGCACTACCTCAGTGACCCTGCTGGCTGCAGAGTTTCTGAAGCAGGTGAAACCCTATGTGGAGGAAGGTTTACACCCACAGATCATCATTCGAGCTTTCCGCACTGCCACCCAGTTG GCAGTTAACAAGATCAAAGAGATTGCAGTGACTGTGAAGAAGGAAGATAAAGT GGAACAGAGGAAGCTGCTGGAGAAGTGTGCCATGACCGCTCTGAGCTCCAAGCTGATCTCCCAGCAGAAAGCCTTCTTCGCTAAGATGGTGGTGGACGCAGTGATAATGCTTGATGATTTGCTGCAGCTTAAAATGATTGGAATCAAGAAGGTGCAAGGTGGCGCCCTAGAG gAGTCCCAGCTGGTAGCTGGCGTCGCATTCAAGAAGACTTTCTCTTACGCTGGGTTTGAAATGCAACCCAAAAAGTACAATAATCCAATGATTGCCCTTTTAAATGTTGAGCTTGAGCTGAAAGCTGAGAAAGATAATGCTGAAATCAGAGTCCACACAGTTGAG GATTATCAGGCAATTGTTGATGCTGAGTGGAACATTCTCTATGACAAGTTAGAGAGGATCCATCATTCCGGAGCCAAAGTCGTCTTGTCCAAACTCCCCATTGGCGATGTGGCTACCCAGTACTTTGCCGACAGGGACATGTTCTGTGCTGGCCGAGTGCCAGAGGAGGATCTGAAGAGGACAATGATG GCCTGTGGAGGCTCCATCCAGACCAGTGTGAATGCTCTGTCAGCAGATGTACTGGGCCACTGCCAGGTCTTTGAAGAGACCCAGATTGGAGGCGAGAG GTACAATTTCTTCACTGGCTGCCCCAAGGCCAAGACTTGCACTATCATCCTCCGTGGTGGTGCCGAGCAGTTTATGGAGGAGACAGAGCGGTCCCTGCACGACGCCATCATGATTGTCAGGAGGGCCATCAAG AACGATTCAGTggtggcaggaggtggggccATTGAGATGGAGCTCTCCAAGTACCTGCGGGATTACTCAAGGACCATTCCAGGAAAACAGCAGCTGTTGATTGGGGCATATGCCAAGGCCTTGGAAATTATCCCACGCCAGCTGTGTGACAATGCTGGCTTTGATGCCACAAACATCCTCAACAAGCTGCGGGCTCGGCATGCCCAG GGGGGCTTGTGGTACGGGGTGGACATCAACAATGAGGACATTGCTGACAACTTTGAGGCCTTTGTGTGGGAGCCAGCCATGGTGAGGATCAATGCCCTGACTGCAGCCTCCGAGGCTGCGTGCCTTATCGTGTCCGTAGATGAAACCATCAAGAACCCTCGCTCAACAGTGGAGGCTCCCCCAGCTGCGGGTCGGGGCCGAGGTCGTGGCCGCCCCCACTGA
- the PRADC1 gene encoding protease-associated domain-containing protein 1 — protein sequence MVPGAAGWCCLVLWLPACVAAHGLRIHDYLYFQVLSPGDIRYIFTATPAKDFGGIFHTRYEQIHLVPAEPSEACGELSNGFFIQDQIALVERGGCSFLSKTRVVQEHGGRAVIISDNAVDNDSFYVEMIQDSTQRTADIPALFLLGRDGYMIRRSLEQHGLPWAIISIPVNVTSIPTFELLQPPWTFW from the exons ATGGTCCCCGGCGCCGCCGGCTGGTGTTGTCTCGTGCTCTGGCTCCCCGCGTGCGTCGCGGCCCACG GCTTACGCATCCATGATTATTTGTACTTCCAAGTGCTGAGTCCTGGGGACATACGCTACATCTTCACAGCCACACCTGCCAAGGACTTTGGTGGTATCTTT CACACAAGGTATGAGCAGATTCACCTTGTCCCCGCAGAACCGTCGGAGGCCTGTGGGGAACTCAGCAACGGTTTCTTCATCCAGGACCAGATCGCTCTGGTGGAGAGGGG GggctgctccttcctctccaagACCCGGGTGGTGCAGGAGCATGGCGGGCGGGCGGTGATCATCTCTGACAACGCGGTTGACAATGACAGCTTCTACGTGGAGATGATCCAGGACAGTACCCAGCGCACAGCTGACATCCCCGCCCTCTTCCTGCTCGGCCGAGATGG CTACATGATCCGCCGCTCACTGGAACAACACGGGCTGCCATGGGCCATCATTTCCATCCCAGTCAATGTCACCAGCATCCCCACCTTTGAGCTGCTGCAACCACCCTGGACCTTCTGGTAG
- the SMYD5 gene encoding protein-lysine N-trimethyltransferase SMYD5 isoform X2: MAASMCDVFSFCVGVAGRARVAVEVRFVSSAKGKGLFATQLIQKGETIFVERPLVAAQFLWNALYRYRACDHCLRALEKAEENAQRLTGKPGQVLPHPELCTVRKDLHQSCPHCQVMYCSTECRVAAAEQYHQVLCPGPSQDDPLHPLNKLQEAWRSVHYPPETASIMLMARMVATVKQAKDKDRWIRLFSQFCNKTANEEEEIVHKLLGDKFKGQLELLRRLFTEALYEEALSQWFTPDGFRSLFALVGTNGQGIGTSSLSQWVHACDALELKPQDREQLDAFIDQLYKDIEAATGEFLNCEGSGLFVLQSCCNHSCVPNAETSFPENNFLLHVTALEDIKPGEEICISYLDCCQRERSRHSRHKILRENYLFVCSCPKCLAEADEPNVTSEEEEDEEEEEGEPEDAELGDEMTDV, translated from the exons GGAAAGGGGCTGTTTGCTACCCAGCTGATCCAGAAGGGGGAGACCATCTTCGTAGAACGGCCCCTGGTGGCTGCACAGTTTCTGTGGAATGCACTTTATCGCTACCGAG CCTGTGACCACTGCCTTCGGGCactggagaaggcagaggagaatgCTCAGAGGCTGACCGGGAAGCCAGGCCAGGTTCTGCCTCACCCCGAGCTGTGCACTGTGCGCAAGGACCTCCACCAGAGCTGTCCCCACTGCCAG GTGATGTACTGCAGCACAGAATGTCGGGTGGCAGCTGCTGAGCAGTACCATCAGGTCCTgtgcccaggcccctcccaggaTGACCCCCTGCATCCTCTCAATAAGCTGCAGGAGGCATGGAG GAGTGTTCACTACCCTCCTGAGACTGCAAGCATCATGTTAATGGCCCGAATGGTGGCCACAGTGAAGCAG GCTAAGGATAAGGATCGTTGGATCAGGCTCTTCTCCCAGTTCTGTAATAAAACAGCcaatgaggaggaagaaattgtCCACAAACTCCTTGGGGACAAATTCAAG GGCCAGCTGGAACTTCTGCGGAGACTCTTCACAGAGGCCCTTTATGAGGAAGCACTCAGCCAG tGGTTCACTCCTGATGGATTCCGGTCTCTCTTTGCTCTTGTTGGGACCAATGGCCAAGGAATTGGGACCAG CTCCCTGAGCCAGTGGGTCCATGCCTGTGACGCTCTGGAGCTGAAGCCTCAGGACCGCGAGCAGCTGGATGCCTTCATTGACCAGCTGTACAAGGACATCGAGGCAG CAACTGGCGAGTTCCTTAACTGTGAAGGATCTGGCCTCTTTGTGCTTCAGAGCTGCT GCAACCACAGCTGTGTCCCTAATGCAGAGACCTCCTTCCCAGAAAACAACTTCCTTTTGCATGTCACTGCCCTGGAGGACATTAAGCCAGGAGAG GAAATCTGTATCAGCTACTTAGACTGCTGTCAGCGGGAGCGCAGCCGTCACAGCCGCCACAAGATCCTCAG GGAGAACTATCTGTTTGTCTGTTCCTGCCCCAAATGCCTGGCAGAGGCTGATGAACCCAATGTGacctcagaggaggaggaggatgaagaggaggaggaaggagagccagAAGATGCAGAGCTGGGGGATGAGATGACTGATGTATGA
- the SMYD5 gene encoding protein-lysine N-trimethyltransferase SMYD5 isoform X1: MAASMCDVFSFCVGVAGRARVAVEVRFVSSAKGKGLFATQLIQKGETIFVERPLVAAQFLWNALYRYRACDHCLRALEKAEENAQRLTGKPGQVLPHPELCTVRKDLHQSCPHCQVMYCSTECRVAAAEQYHQVLCPGPSQDDPLHPLNKLQEAWRSVHYPPETASIMLMARMVATVKQAKDKDRWIRLFSQFCNKTANEEEEIVHKLLGDKFKGQLELLRRLFTEALYEEALSQWFTPDGFRSLFALVGTNGQGIGTSSLSQWVHACDALELKPQDREQLDAFIDQLYKDIEAATGEFLNCEGSGLFVLQSCCNHSCVPNAETSFPENNFLLHVTALEDIKPGEEICISYLDCCQRERSRHSRHKILRCQLGTWENYLFVCSCPKCLAEADEPNVTSEEEEDEEEEEGEPEDAELGDEMTDV, translated from the exons GGAAAGGGGCTGTTTGCTACCCAGCTGATCCAGAAGGGGGAGACCATCTTCGTAGAACGGCCCCTGGTGGCTGCACAGTTTCTGTGGAATGCACTTTATCGCTACCGAG CCTGTGACCACTGCCTTCGGGCactggagaaggcagaggagaatgCTCAGAGGCTGACCGGGAAGCCAGGCCAGGTTCTGCCTCACCCCGAGCTGTGCACTGTGCGCAAGGACCTCCACCAGAGCTGTCCCCACTGCCAG GTGATGTACTGCAGCACAGAATGTCGGGTGGCAGCTGCTGAGCAGTACCATCAGGTCCTgtgcccaggcccctcccaggaTGACCCCCTGCATCCTCTCAATAAGCTGCAGGAGGCATGGAG GAGTGTTCACTACCCTCCTGAGACTGCAAGCATCATGTTAATGGCCCGAATGGTGGCCACAGTGAAGCAG GCTAAGGATAAGGATCGTTGGATCAGGCTCTTCTCCCAGTTCTGTAATAAAACAGCcaatgaggaggaagaaattgtCCACAAACTCCTTGGGGACAAATTCAAG GGCCAGCTGGAACTTCTGCGGAGACTCTTCACAGAGGCCCTTTATGAGGAAGCACTCAGCCAG tGGTTCACTCCTGATGGATTCCGGTCTCTCTTTGCTCTTGTTGGGACCAATGGCCAAGGAATTGGGACCAG CTCCCTGAGCCAGTGGGTCCATGCCTGTGACGCTCTGGAGCTGAAGCCTCAGGACCGCGAGCAGCTGGATGCCTTCATTGACCAGCTGTACAAGGACATCGAGGCAG CAACTGGCGAGTTCCTTAACTGTGAAGGATCTGGCCTCTTTGTGCTTCAGAGCTGCT GCAACCACAGCTGTGTCCCTAATGCAGAGACCTCCTTCCCAGAAAACAACTTCCTTTTGCATGTCACTGCCCTGGAGGACATTAAGCCAGGAGAG GAAATCTGTATCAGCTACTTAGACTGCTGTCAGCGGGAGCGCAGCCGTCACAGCCGCCACAAGATCCTCAGGTGCCAGCTGGGGACCTG GGAGAACTATCTGTTTGTCTGTTCCTGCCCCAAATGCCTGGCAGAGGCTGATGAACCCAATGTGacctcagaggaggaggaggatgaagaggaggaggaaggagagccagAAGATGCAGAGCTGGGGGATGAGATGACTGATGTATGA
- the SMYD5 gene encoding protein-lysine N-trimethyltransferase SMYD5 isoform X4: MSPSACDHCLRALEKAEENAQRLTGKPGQVLPHPELCTVRKDLHQSCPHCQVMYCSTECRVAAAEQYHQVLCPGPSQDDPLHPLNKLQEAWRSVHYPPETASIMLMARMVATVKQAKDKDRWIRLFSQFCNKTANEEEEIVHKLLGDKFKGQLELLRRLFTEALYEEALSQWFTPDGFRSLFALVGTNGQGIGTSSLSQWVHACDALELKPQDREQLDAFIDQLYKDIEAATGEFLNCEGSGLFVLQSCCNHSCVPNAETSFPENNFLLHVTALEDIKPGEEICISYLDCCQRERSRHSRHKILRENYLFVCSCPKCLAEADEPNVTSEEEEDEEEEEGEPEDAELGDEMTDV, encoded by the exons ATGTCTCCCTCAGCCTGTGACCACTGCCTTCGGGCactggagaaggcagaggagaatgCTCAGAGGCTGACCGGGAAGCCAGGCCAGGTTCTGCCTCACCCCGAGCTGTGCACTGTGCGCAAGGACCTCCACCAGAGCTGTCCCCACTGCCAG GTGATGTACTGCAGCACAGAATGTCGGGTGGCAGCTGCTGAGCAGTACCATCAGGTCCTgtgcccaggcccctcccaggaTGACCCCCTGCATCCTCTCAATAAGCTGCAGGAGGCATGGAG GAGTGTTCACTACCCTCCTGAGACTGCAAGCATCATGTTAATGGCCCGAATGGTGGCCACAGTGAAGCAG GCTAAGGATAAGGATCGTTGGATCAGGCTCTTCTCCCAGTTCTGTAATAAAACAGCcaatgaggaggaagaaattgtCCACAAACTCCTTGGGGACAAATTCAAG GGCCAGCTGGAACTTCTGCGGAGACTCTTCACAGAGGCCCTTTATGAGGAAGCACTCAGCCAG tGGTTCACTCCTGATGGATTCCGGTCTCTCTTTGCTCTTGTTGGGACCAATGGCCAAGGAATTGGGACCAG CTCCCTGAGCCAGTGGGTCCATGCCTGTGACGCTCTGGAGCTGAAGCCTCAGGACCGCGAGCAGCTGGATGCCTTCATTGACCAGCTGTACAAGGACATCGAGGCAG CAACTGGCGAGTTCCTTAACTGTGAAGGATCTGGCCTCTTTGTGCTTCAGAGCTGCT GCAACCACAGCTGTGTCCCTAATGCAGAGACCTCCTTCCCAGAAAACAACTTCCTTTTGCATGTCACTGCCCTGGAGGACATTAAGCCAGGAGAG GAAATCTGTATCAGCTACTTAGACTGCTGTCAGCGGGAGCGCAGCCGTCACAGCCGCCACAAGATCCTCAG GGAGAACTATCTGTTTGTCTGTTCCTGCCCCAAATGCCTGGCAGAGGCTGATGAACCCAATGTGacctcagaggaggaggaggatgaagaggaggaggaaggagagccagAAGATGCAGAGCTGGGGGATGAGATGACTGATGTATGA
- the SMYD5 gene encoding protein-lysine N-trimethyltransferase SMYD5 isoform X3 produces MSPSACDHCLRALEKAEENAQRLTGKPGQVLPHPELCTVRKDLHQSCPHCQVMYCSTECRVAAAEQYHQVLCPGPSQDDPLHPLNKLQEAWRSVHYPPETASIMLMARMVATVKQAKDKDRWIRLFSQFCNKTANEEEEIVHKLLGDKFKGQLELLRRLFTEALYEEALSQWFTPDGFRSLFALVGTNGQGIGTSSLSQWVHACDALELKPQDREQLDAFIDQLYKDIEAATGEFLNCEGSGLFVLQSCCNHSCVPNAETSFPENNFLLHVTALEDIKPGEEICISYLDCCQRERSRHSRHKILRCQLGTWENYLFVCSCPKCLAEADEPNVTSEEEEDEEEEEGEPEDAELGDEMTDV; encoded by the exons ATGTCTCCCTCAGCCTGTGACCACTGCCTTCGGGCactggagaaggcagaggagaatgCTCAGAGGCTGACCGGGAAGCCAGGCCAGGTTCTGCCTCACCCCGAGCTGTGCACTGTGCGCAAGGACCTCCACCAGAGCTGTCCCCACTGCCAG GTGATGTACTGCAGCACAGAATGTCGGGTGGCAGCTGCTGAGCAGTACCATCAGGTCCTgtgcccaggcccctcccaggaTGACCCCCTGCATCCTCTCAATAAGCTGCAGGAGGCATGGAG GAGTGTTCACTACCCTCCTGAGACTGCAAGCATCATGTTAATGGCCCGAATGGTGGCCACAGTGAAGCAG GCTAAGGATAAGGATCGTTGGATCAGGCTCTTCTCCCAGTTCTGTAATAAAACAGCcaatgaggaggaagaaattgtCCACAAACTCCTTGGGGACAAATTCAAG GGCCAGCTGGAACTTCTGCGGAGACTCTTCACAGAGGCCCTTTATGAGGAAGCACTCAGCCAG tGGTTCACTCCTGATGGATTCCGGTCTCTCTTTGCTCTTGTTGGGACCAATGGCCAAGGAATTGGGACCAG CTCCCTGAGCCAGTGGGTCCATGCCTGTGACGCTCTGGAGCTGAAGCCTCAGGACCGCGAGCAGCTGGATGCCTTCATTGACCAGCTGTACAAGGACATCGAGGCAG CAACTGGCGAGTTCCTTAACTGTGAAGGATCTGGCCTCTTTGTGCTTCAGAGCTGCT GCAACCACAGCTGTGTCCCTAATGCAGAGACCTCCTTCCCAGAAAACAACTTCCTTTTGCATGTCACTGCCCTGGAGGACATTAAGCCAGGAGAG GAAATCTGTATCAGCTACTTAGACTGCTGTCAGCGGGAGCGCAGCCGTCACAGCCGCCACAAGATCCTCAGGTGCCAGCTGGGGACCTG GGAGAACTATCTGTTTGTCTGTTCCTGCCCCAAATGCCTGGCAGAGGCTGATGAACCCAATGTGacctcagaggaggaggaggatgaagaggaggaggaaggagagccagAAGATGCAGAGCTGGGGGATGAGATGACTGATGTATGA